A genomic segment from Pseudosulfitobacter sp. DSM 107133 encodes:
- a CDS encoding UPF0262 family protein, whose protein sequence is MSRITYIALDDGNLPPPTPEIEQERKVAMFDLLEDNSFALPAREDRDVPPGPYHLGLAIRENRLVFDVTTEDAGKAAEFHLSLGPFRQVVKDYFQICESYFEAVKKLPPSQIETIDMARRGIHNEGSRVLQERLSGKADIDEGTARRLFTLICVLHFGG, encoded by the coding sequence ATGTCCCGCATCACATATATCGCCCTCGACGATGGCAACCTGCCACCGCCAACGCCTGAAATCGAACAAGAGCGCAAAGTCGCCATGTTCGACCTGCTCGAAGACAACAGCTTTGCGCTGCCTGCCCGCGAGGACCGCGACGTGCCGCCGGGGCCCTATCACCTTGGCCTTGCGATCCGCGAAAACCGGCTGGTCTTTGACGTCACCACCGAAGATGCCGGCAAGGCCGCCGAATTCCACCTGTCGCTGGGGCCGTTCCGGCAAGTGGTCAAGGATTACTTCCAGATCTGCGAAAGCTATTTCGAGGCGGTCAAGAAACTGCCCCCCAGCCAGATCGAAACCATCGACATGGCCCGTCGCGGCATCCACAACGAGGGCAGCCGCGTCCTGCAAGAACGCCTGTCGGGCAAGGCCGACATCGACGAAGGCACCGCCCGCCGCCTGTTCACCCTGATCTGCGTTTTGCACTTCGGCGGTTAG
- a CDS encoding low molecular weight phosphatase family protein has translation MVAPLPQSVLFCCDHNAVRSPMAEAIMKKFYGTGTYVQSAGVKADMEIDGFSVAVCQEIDVELSRHRSRSFDQMEDWGDDLGSFDLVVALSPASQRRALELTRFYHLEIAYWPIMDPTGMGETRETKLANYRGVRDQIIGHLTDRWGEPTEIT, from the coding sequence ATGGTTGCACCCTTGCCTCAATCGGTCCTGTTTTGCTGCGATCACAACGCAGTGCGCTCTCCGATGGCCGAGGCGATCATGAAAAAATTCTATGGCACCGGCACCTATGTCCAATCCGCCGGGGTCAAGGCCGACATGGAAATCGACGGGTTTTCCGTCGCCGTCTGTCAGGAAATCGACGTCGAACTGTCCCGCCACCGCTCGCGCAGCTTTGACCAGATGGAAGACTGGGGCGACGATCTGGGCAGCTTCGATCTGGTCGTCGCCCTGTCGCCTGCCTCGCAACGGCGCGCGCTGGAACTGACCCGCTTCTACCACCTTGAAATCGCCTATTGGCCGATCATGGACCCGACCGGAATGGGCGAAACCCGCGAGACAAAGCTGGCCAATTATCGCGGGGTGCGTGACCAGATCATCGGCCACCTTACCGACCGCTGGGGCGAACCCACCGAAATCACCTGA
- the hisD gene encoding histidinol dehydrogenase — translation MPQFLDHADADFETRFTALLNAKREDSPDVDATVADIIAQVRTHGDAAVIDLTAKFDRLTLTPATLRITDAEADAAIATVNAADRAALELAADRIRAYHARQLPADDSWTDDTGATLGWRWTPVSAAGLYVPGGLASYPSSVLMNAIPAKVAGVQRLAITVPTPDGILNPLVLLAARLAGVDEIYRIGGAQAIAALAYGTETIPPVDKITGPGNAFVAAAKRRVFGKVGIDMIAGPSEILVIADADNDPDWIALDLLSQAEHDESAQSLLITTDAALGQKVAQAVENHLQTLERRAIAGASWRDFGAVITVPDLATAATLSNRVAPEHLELMVSDPTALSAQITHAGAIFLGAWTPEAIGDYVGGPNHVLPTARSARFSSGLSVMDFVKRTTLAQMTPEALRAIGPAAETLATSESLQAHGLSVTARLNRLNSDT, via the coding sequence ATGCCCCAGTTCCTCGATCACGCCGATGCCGACTTTGAAACCCGCTTCACCGCGCTCTTGAATGCCAAGCGCGAGGACAGCCCCGATGTCGACGCCACCGTGGCCGACATCATCGCGCAGGTCCGCACCCATGGCGACGCGGCTGTCATCGACCTGACCGCGAAATTCGACCGGCTGACGCTTACCCCCGCCACTCTGCGCATCACCGATGCCGAGGCTGACGCCGCCATCGCCACCGTCAACGCCGCCGACCGCGCGGCCCTCGAACTGGCCGCCGACCGCATCCGCGCTTACCACGCGCGGCAACTGCCCGCCGACGACAGCTGGACCGACGACACTGGTGCCACGCTGGGCTGGCGCTGGACACCCGTGTCGGCTGCGGGCCTTTACGTCCCCGGCGGGCTGGCGTCCTACCCGTCCTCGGTGCTGATGAACGCCATCCCCGCCAAGGTCGCGGGCGTGCAGCGGCTGGCCATCACCGTGCCCACGCCCGACGGCATCCTGAACCCGCTGGTGCTGCTGGCGGCGCGGCTGGCCGGCGTCGATGAGATCTACCGCATCGGCGGCGCACAGGCGATTGCGGCGCTGGCCTACGGCACCGAAACCATCCCGCCGGTGGACAAGATCACCGGCCCCGGCAACGCCTTCGTCGCCGCCGCCAAACGTCGTGTGTTCGGCAAGGTCGGCATCGACATGATCGCAGGCCCCTCGGAAATTCTGGTGATTGCCGACGCCGACAACGATCCCGACTGGATCGCGCTGGACCTGCTCAGCCAGGCCGAACACGACGAAAGCGCGCAAAGCCTGCTGATCACCACCGACGCTGCCCTTGGCCAAAAGGTCGCGCAGGCCGTCGAAAACCACCTGCAAACCCTCGAACGCCGCGCCATCGCGGGGGCCAGCTGGCGCGACTTCGGCGCGGTCATCACCGTGCCCGACCTTGCCACCGCCGCCACCCTCAGCAACCGCGTCGCCCCCGAACACCTCGAACTGATGGTGTCCGACCCCACCGCACTCAGCGCACAGATCACCCACGCCGGCGCCATCTTCCTCGGCGCATGGACGCCCGAGGCCATTGGCGATTATGTCGGCGGCCCCAACCACGTCCTGCCCACCGCCCGCTCGGCGCGGTTCTCGTCGGGGCTGTCGGTGATGGATTTCGTCAAACGCACCACGCTGGCGCAGATGACCCCCGAGGCCCTGCGCGCCATCGGCCCCGCCGCCGAAACGCTGGCCACATCCGAAAGCCTGCAAGCCCACGGCCTGTCCGTCACCGCCCGCCTGAACCGCCTGAACAGCGACACTTGA
- a CDS encoding GNAT family N-acetyltransferase — protein MTWCHVLTGAALDAALGDVARLRIAVFRDWPYLYDGDLDYERRYLAAFRASPQAVVVGAYDGNTLVGAATAAPLSDHADDFAQAFEGTGVNIADVFYCAESVLLDDYRGQGIGHGFFDAREDAARAFGYTKSAFCAVQRPADHPLRPADYRPLDAFWRKRGYAPLEGAQARFTWKDVDADAPTAKPLQVWIRDL, from the coding sequence GTGACCTGGTGCCATGTGCTGACAGGGGCGGCGCTGGATGCGGCCCTTGGCGATGTGGCGCGCCTGCGCATCGCGGTGTTCCGCGACTGGCCGTATCTATACGACGGTGATCTGGACTATGAACGCCGCTATCTGGCCGCCTTCCGCGCCTCGCCGCAGGCCGTTGTGGTTGGCGCCTATGACGGCAACACCCTTGTGGGGGCCGCCACCGCCGCCCCCCTCAGCGATCACGCCGACGATTTCGCGCAGGCCTTCGAGGGCACCGGCGTGAACATCGCGGATGTGTTCTATTGCGCCGAAAGCGTGCTGCTCGACGACTATCGCGGGCAGGGGATCGGGCACGGCTTCTTTGACGCCCGCGAGGATGCGGCGCGCGCCTTTGGCTACACCAAATCCGCCTTTTGCGCCGTGCAACGCCCCGCAGATCACCCTTTGCGCCCCGCAGATTACCGCCCGCTGGACGCCTTCTGGCGCAAACGCGGCTATGCGCCGCTGGAGGGCGCGCAGGCCCGGTTCACATGGAAAGACGTGGACGCGGATGCGCCCACGGCCAAACCGTTGCAAGTGTGGATCAGGGATTTGTAA
- a CDS encoding ketosteroid isomerase-related protein: MTVVQRYFDAFNAGDTTAMLDCLTDDVAHHVNEGNIRTGKALFADFCAHMTRCYRENLTDMVVFVNADNTRAAAEYVVNGTYLQTDAGLPEARNQTYKLPAGSFFDLKDGKIARVTTYYNLADWTAQVA; the protein is encoded by the coding sequence ATGACCGTGGTGCAACGCTATTTCGACGCCTTCAATGCGGGCGATACCACCGCCATGCTGGACTGTCTGACCGACGACGTGGCCCACCACGTCAACGAAGGCAATATCCGGACCGGCAAGGCGCTTTTCGCCGACTTTTGCGCCCATATGACCCGCTGCTATCGTGAAAACCTGACCGATATGGTGGTTTTCGTGAATGCCGACAACACCCGCGCCGCGGCCGAATATGTGGTCAACGGCACCTATCTGCAAACCGATGCAGGCCTGCCCGAGGCGCGCAATCAAACCTACAAACTGCCCGCCGGGTCGTTCTTTGATCTGAAGGACGGCAAGATCGCCCGCGTCACCACCTATTACAATCTGGCCGACTGGACGGCACAGGTCGCGTGA